Within Serratia odorifera, the genomic segment TGCTGCGGCGGTTACGTCAGCAGCTTGAACAGAATTTGCCCTCAGAGCCCGGTTTTCGGCAATTTTCCTTACCTGTTCCACAACGGCTGAGTGGTAGCCTGCTGGAGTGGCTGGCGGCACAGCCGTGCTTTCCACAATTTTACTGGCGTCATCGTGAACAACATGAAGAAGCGGCCGTGTGCGGTGCGCTGCGCCAATTTACCGACCCGATAACGGCGCAGGCGTTTTTGCAGCGTCATCCGCAGGCGCGGCTGTGGGGGCTGAATGGTTTTGACGCCAGCGCCATGCTGGTTTTACCACGACTGGAAATTCTGACCCGCGACAACCGTACCGAACTGACGTTGAACCTGTTTTCTGATGTGGCGTTGGACCAGGACGCGCAGGCGGCCATCACGGTGTTGACGTCGCTACGGGCGGCATTGCCCATTATGCCATTGCAGGTTGAGGTGCAGGAGGCATGTCACCGGCCGGACTTCAGCGGTTGGGAAAGCATGCTGCAACAGGCATTGAACGCCGTTGAACGCCAGCAAATGGACAAAGTGGTGTTGGCACGCAATACCCGTCTGACGCTGGCACAGCCGTTGTCGGCACCGGCGCTGATGGCCGCCAGTCGCCAGGTCAATCACCACTGCTACCATTTCATGATGCGCTTTGCCGCCGATTCGGCGTTTTTGGGATCCAGCCCGGAGCGACTGTACCTGCGGCGTGGGGTACGGTTGCTGACCGAAGCGCTGGCCGGTACCGTTGCCAGTCATCAGGACGACCAGCAGGCCAGTCTGCTGGCTCAGTGGTTATTGGGCGATGCCAAAAATCAGCATGAAAACCTGCTGGTGGTTGACGATATTTGCCAGCGCCTGCAAGGCGGCGCCCGGGCGGTAGACGTACTGCCGCCGGACGTGGTGCGCTTGCGCAAGGTGCAGCATTTACGGCGGCGTATTGAAGGGCAACTGCATGCGGCGGACGATGCCGACTGCTTGACGCGTTTACAGCCTACGGCGGCGGTCGCCGGTTTGCCGCGCCAGGCGGCGCGCGCGTTTATCGTGGCGCATGAGCCTGTTTCCCGTGGCTGGTACGCCGGATCGGCCGGCTATCTCTCCTTGGCGCAGTCAGAATTCTGCGTGGCGTTGCGCTCCTGTCAAATAGATCACCATCAGCTGCAATTGTACGCCGGCGCGGGCATTGTCAGCGGGTCGGATCCTGCCGAAGAGTGGTTGGAAATCGAAAACAAGGCCGCGAGCCTGCGTTCGCTGTTGCAGCCTGAAAGTCTGGGATGAGCGCAGTCGCCATGATCACGCCCGTGTTAATTTACTTTACTATTTTGTAATATAAATGAGCCTATCTTGTTTATTTTTTTGTTTAAAAACAAACTATTGTTTACGCTGAAATTGATCGGCAGCGGTAACGTGCATTTATCGCTCTACAGAGATAAACGGCGTTCTTGCGCTGGCGCAATAGTTACCTTGATAACTACTTATATAATTCAGGCTAATAACTTCGGTGAAGCGGCATGGTTTAACGTTGCCAAAGCCGAGCCTCTTTTTTGACGTGTGAGCGAACTATGTCGACAAGTGTTTTTAATCGCCGCTGGGCGGCGTTGTTGTTGGAAGCGCTGGCTCGCCACGGGGTGCGGCACGTCTGTATCGCCCCGGGATCGCGCTCAACGCCGTTGACGCTGGCGGCGGCCGCCAATAAGTCTTTTATTTGCCACACGCATTTTGATGAACGCGGGCTGGGCCATTTGGCGCTCGGCCTGGCAAAAGCCACCGGTGAGCCGGTGGCGGCAATCGTCACTTCGGGTACCGCGGCGGCCAACCTTTATCCTGCGCTGATAGAAGCCGGGTTGACCGGCGAACGGCTGGTATTTTTGACCGCCGATCGTCCACCCGAACTGATCGACTGCGGTGCCAATCAGGCGATCCGACAAAACGGTTTGTATGCCAGCCATCCGGCGCAGAGCATCGAGCTGCCGCGTCCGACGCCGGATATTCCCGCCAGTTGGCTGGTTTCCACCGTCGACAGTGCCATGGCGCAGTTGCTGCATGGCGCGTTGCACATCAACTGTCCGTTTGCCGAGCCGCTGTACGGCGGTGACCAGCGGCAATATGCCGACTGGTCGGATGCGCTGGGCGAATGGTGGCATGACAGCCACCCGTGGCTGCGCCAACGTGATCTGCATCAACCACAAAAGCAGCCAGACTGGTTCTTCTGGCGGCAGAAACGCGGTGTGGTGGTGGCCGGGCGCATGAGCGCTGAAGAGGGGCTGCAACTGGCAGAATGGGCCGGCATGCTGGGCTGGCCGTTGATCGGCGACGTATTGTCTCAGACCGGCCAACCGCTGCCGTGCGCCGACCTGTGGTTGGCACAGCCGCAGGCGCAGCATCTGTTGGACAACGCCCAACTGGTGATTCAGTTTGGCAGCAGCCTGACCGGCAAACGCCTGTTGCAGTGGCAAGAGCAGTGCCGGCCGGAGGAGTACTGGCTGATTGACGATTTGCCCGGCCGACGCGACCCGGCACATCACCGCGGCCGTCGCATTCGTGCCAGGGTAGGCGAATGGCTGGATCTGCACCCGGCACAGCCGCGCTCGCCATGGGCCGGAGAGCTGGCGGCGCTGGCAGACGACGCGCTCGATGCAGCCGCCGGCTATCTGGTGAACCGGTTCGGAGAGGCGCAGGTAGCACACCGCCTGCCGGAACTGCTGGCGGAAAACGGCCTGCTATTTCTCGGCAATAGCCTGATTGTACGGCT encodes:
- the menF gene encoding isochorismate synthase MenF — translated: MVEQLSALLRRLRQQLEQNLPSEPGFRQFSLPVPQRLSGSLLEWLAAQPCFPQFYWRHREQHEEAAVCGALRQFTDPITAQAFLQRHPQARLWGLNGFDASAMLVLPRLEILTRDNRTELTLNLFSDVALDQDAQAAITVLTSLRAALPIMPLQVEVQEACHRPDFSGWESMLQQALNAVERQQMDKVVLARNTRLTLAQPLSAPALMAASRQVNHHCYHFMMRFAADSAFLGSSPERLYLRRGVRLLTEALAGTVASHQDDQQASLLAQWLLGDAKNQHENLLVVDDICQRLQGGARAVDVLPPDVVRLRKVQHLRRRIEGQLHAADDADCLTRLQPTAAVAGLPRQAARAFIVAHEPVSRGWYAGSAGYLSLAQSEFCVALRSCQIDHHQLQLYAGAGIVSGSDPAEEWLEIENKAASLRSLLQPESLG
- the menD gene encoding 2-succinyl-5-enolpyruvyl-6-hydroxy-3-cyclohexene-1-carboxylic-acid synthase; the protein is MSTSVFNRRWAALLLEALARHGVRHVCIAPGSRSTPLTLAAAANKSFICHTHFDERGLGHLALGLAKATGEPVAAIVTSGTAAANLYPALIEAGLTGERLVFLTADRPPELIDCGANQAIRQNGLYASHPAQSIELPRPTPDIPASWLVSTVDSAMAQLLHGALHINCPFAEPLYGGDQRQYADWSDALGEWWHDSHPWLRQRDLHQPQKQPDWFFWRQKRGVVVAGRMSAEEGLQLAEWAGMLGWPLIGDVLSQTGQPLPCADLWLAQPQAQHLLDNAQLVIQFGSSLTGKRLLQWQEQCRPEEYWLIDDLPGRRDPAHHRGRRIRARVGEWLDLHPAQPRSPWAGELAALADDALDAAAGYLVNRFGEAQVAHRLPELLAENGLLFLGNSLIVRLVDALSQLPPGYPVFGNRGASGIDGLIATAAGVQRATAKPMLAIVGDLSALYDLNSLALLRQCSAPTVLIVVNNNGGQIFSLLPTPEAERNRYYCMPQNLEFSHAAAMFQLNYALAENWGQLQQAVEQGWRHSGATLIELQVPPADGAETLQQLVQQMAAC